Proteins found in one Desulfobacterales bacterium genomic segment:
- a CDS encoding transposase — MEFNDNIHNRRSIRLKNYDYSKSGLYFITICTQNKLNLFGQIKNNEMILNEYGRIVYDEWIKSAEIRNEIELDKFVIMPNHFHGIVMIYRDCKFKGDQPVAPTKICGPKKKSIGSLISGYKSSVTKKINILRNTPGINVWQRNYYEHIIRNDDIYNKIAEYIMYNPITWQEDKYFA, encoded by the coding sequence ATGGAATTTAATGACAATATTCATAACCGCCGATCCATTCGGTTAAAAAATTACGATTATTCAAAATCTGGTTTGTATTTCATAACTATTTGCACACAAAATAAATTGAATTTATTTGGACAAATTAAAAATAATGAAATGATATTAAATGAATATGGAAGAATTGTTTACGATGAATGGATAAAATCGGCTGAAATACGTAATGAAATTGAATTAGATAAATTTGTTATCATGCCTAATCATTTTCATGGAATTGTGATGATTTACAGGGACTGCAAATTCAAGGGCGACCAGCCGGTCGCCCCTACGAAGATATGTGGTCCAAAAAAAAAATCCATAGGTTCGTTGATTTCTGGTTATAAATCTTCTGTAACAAAAAAAATAAATATATTGCGAAATACCCCTGGAATAAATGTGTGGCAACGTAATTATTATGAACATATTATTCGAAATGATGATATTTATAATAAAATAGCTGAATATATCATGTATAATCCAATTACATGGCAAGAAGATAAATATTTTGCCTGA